A genomic stretch from Nocardia wallacei includes:
- a CDS encoding alpha-hydroxy-acid oxidizing protein, producing the protein MSSFADFQNEIYLAGLAGVVPDLPMTAAGLAARAREVLTPEAYAYVAGSASAERTAAANEAAFDRYRLVPRMWRGASGPGVRDLSVEVLGTRLAAPILTAPVGVLELLHERGEALVAEVTRDLGVGMVLSTAASTPIEEVGAAAGDWWYQLYWPNDDELARSFVERAVRAGARAIVVTADTPSLGWRPRDLELAHLPFLRAEGIANYLSDPVFRAKLAAPPEESEEALRMAVLTWVGLFGNHGLRPADIARLREWTELPIAVKGVLHPDDARQLVDAGADAVVVSNHGGRQVDGSIAALDALPTVVATVGDRADVLFDSGIRTGSDVMVALALGAKAVLYGRPWAYGLGIAGAAGVRHALRVLLADLDAAMGLSGCTTLSDLNRALLSTTR; encoded by the coding sequence ATGAGCAGTTTCGCCGACTTCCAGAACGAGATCTATCTGGCCGGGCTCGCCGGTGTGGTCCCCGATTTGCCGATGACGGCCGCGGGCCTGGCCGCACGAGCCCGCGAGGTGCTGACGCCGGAGGCCTACGCCTACGTGGCGGGCAGCGCGTCGGCCGAGCGCACCGCGGCGGCGAACGAGGCGGCGTTCGACCGGTACCGCCTGGTCCCGCGGATGTGGCGGGGCGCCAGCGGCCCTGGCGTGCGCGACCTTTCGGTGGAGGTGCTCGGCACGCGACTGGCCGCGCCGATCCTGACCGCACCGGTCGGCGTGCTGGAACTGCTGCACGAGCGGGGCGAGGCGCTCGTCGCCGAGGTGACCCGGGATCTGGGTGTCGGCATGGTGCTGTCGACGGCGGCGTCGACCCCGATCGAGGAGGTGGGCGCGGCCGCCGGGGACTGGTGGTATCAGCTGTACTGGCCCAACGACGACGAACTGGCCCGCTCGTTCGTGGAACGCGCGGTGCGGGCGGGCGCGCGGGCGATCGTGGTCACCGCGGACACCCCGAGCCTGGGCTGGCGGCCGCGCGATCTCGAGCTGGCCCACCTGCCCTTCCTGCGGGCCGAGGGCATCGCGAACTACCTGTCCGACCCCGTGTTTCGAGCGAAACTGGCCGCGCCGCCGGAGGAGAGCGAGGAGGCGCTGCGGATGGCGGTGCTGACCTGGGTCGGCCTGTTCGGCAACCACGGCCTGCGCCCGGCCGACATCGCCCGGCTGCGCGAATGGACCGAGCTGCCGATCGCGGTGAAGGGCGTGCTGCACCCCGACGACGCCCGCCAGCTGGTCGACGCCGGCGCCGACGCGGTGGTGGTGAGCAACCACGGCGGCCGCCAGGTCGACGGCTCCATCGCCGCCCTCGACGCGCTGCCCACCGTCGTCGCGACCGTCGGCGACCGCGCCGACGTGCTCTTCGATTCCGGCATCCGCACCGGCTCGGACGTCATGGTCGCCCTCGCCCTGGGCGCCAAGGCAGTGCTCTACGGCCGTCCCTGGGCCTACGGCCTGGGCATCGCCGGAGCGGCCGGTGTCCGGCACGCCCTACGTGTGCTCCTCGCGGATCTCGATGCGGCCATGGGCCTTTCGGGCTGCACCACCCTCTCCGACCTGAACCGAGCACTGCTCTCGACCACCCGCTGA
- a CDS encoding MarR family winged helix-turn-helix transcriptional regulator: MTSEPSGTPPEPRWLSSAQQRAWRAYMDGGQRLMSQLNRQLQRDNDLTLAEYRILVLLSEAPDHSLRMSDLADGVLSSRSRLTHQIRRMETEGMVRRTSVEEDGRGVRAHLTEVGMDRLRTAAPGHVNAVRRDFIDLLTPDQIRVLGEVFELVDKELSTRDAR; encoded by the coding sequence ATGACTTCCGAACCGAGCGGTACGCCTCCGGAGCCGAGGTGGCTCAGCTCGGCTCAGCAGCGCGCCTGGCGCGCCTACATGGACGGCGGCCAACGCCTCATGTCCCAACTGAACCGCCAACTCCAACGCGACAACGACCTGACCCTCGCCGAGTACCGAATCCTCGTCCTCCTCTCCGAAGCCCCCGACCACTCCCTCCGCATGAGCGATCTCGCCGACGGAGTGCTGTCCTCCCGCAGCCGCCTCACCCACCAGATCCGCCGCATGGAAACCGAGGGCATGGTCCGGCGGACCAGTGTGGAGGAGGACGGTCGGGGGGTCCGGGCGCACCTCACGGAGGTAGGCATGGACCGCCTACGCACCGCCGCCCCCGGCCACGTGAACGCCGTCCGCCGAGACTTCATAGATCTACTCACCCCGGATCAGATCAGGGTTCTGGGTGAGGTTTTCGAACTCGTCGACAAGGAACTCTCCACCCGCGACGCCCGCTGA
- a CDS encoding HoxN/HupN/NixA family nickel/cobalt transporter, with protein MVGAIVALHVVGWGVLLLVIVPQQHLVDGAVFGVGLGVTAYTLGMRHAFDADHIAAIDNTTRKLVAENGRARSQSVGFWFSLGHSSVVFILVGLIALGVRALARNLEDSDSGLQRWTGLWGTSVSGTFLILIGLLNLASLIGIWRVFRQMRRGEFDEAQLERALDSRGLLNRVLAPAVRMVRKPWHMYPVGLLFGLGFDTVTEVGLLVIAGGAAATGLPWYAILVLPVLFSAGMSLLDSLDGSFMSYAYDWAFARPVRKIYYNLVITGLSVAVALLIGGQELVSILVEKVGVESGIVAWIGNLDLGQLGYIIVGLFVLTWAVAVAIWRFTGVERRWGNDLASE; from the coding sequence ATGGTGGGGGCGATCGTCGCCTTGCATGTGGTCGGGTGGGGGGTGTTGTTGCTGGTGATCGTGCCGCAGCAGCATCTGGTCGATGGGGCTGTGTTCGGGGTGGGGCTGGGGGTGACGGCGTACACGCTCGGGATGCGGCATGCGTTCGATGCCGATCACATCGCGGCCATCGACAACACCACGCGGAAGCTGGTGGCGGAGAACGGCCGGGCGCGGTCGCAGTCGGTCGGGTTCTGGTTCTCGCTCGGGCATTCGTCGGTGGTGTTCATCCTGGTCGGGCTGATCGCGCTGGGTGTGCGGGCGCTGGCGCGGAATCTGGAGGACTCCGATTCGGGGCTGCAACGCTGGACGGGACTGTGGGGGACCAGCGTCTCGGGGACCTTCCTGATTCTGATCGGGTTGCTGAATCTGGCGTCGCTGATCGGGATCTGGCGGGTGTTCCGGCAGATGCGGCGCGGCGAGTTCGACGAGGCGCAGCTGGAACGGGCGCTGGACTCGCGCGGACTGCTGAACAGGGTGCTCGCGCCCGCGGTGCGGATGGTGCGCAAACCGTGGCACATGTATCCGGTCGGCCTGTTGTTCGGACTGGGTTTCGACACCGTCACCGAGGTCGGCCTGCTCGTGATCGCGGGTGGTGCGGCCGCGACCGGGCTGCCCTGGTACGCGATTCTGGTACTGCCCGTGCTGTTCTCGGCCGGCATGTCGCTGCTCGACTCGCTGGACGGCTCGTTCATGAGCTACGCCTACGACTGGGCCTTCGCCCGGCCGGTCCGCAAGATCTACTACAATCTGGTGATCACCGGATTGTCGGTGGCGGTGGCGCTGCTGATCGGCGGGCAGGAACTGGTCTCGATCCTGGTGGAGAAGGTCGGTGTGGAGTCGGGGATCGTGGCCTGGATCGGCAATCTCGACCTCGGGCAGCTCGGTTACATCATCGTCGGACTGTTCGTGCTGACCTGGGCGGTGGCCGTGGCGATCTGGCGGTTCACCGGCGTGGAGCGCCGGTGGGGAAACGATCTCGCGTCGGAGTGA